A region from the Leptospira ellinghausenii genome encodes:
- a CDS encoding WG repeat-containing protein produces the protein MDKTGMIVKPQFDSVKEFENGYASLRLGK, from the coding sequence ATTGATAAAACAGGCATGATCGTCAAACCGCAGTTTGATTCTGTAAAAGAATTCGAAAATGGATATGCTTCGCTTCGTTTGGGTAAATAG